In the genome of Impatiens glandulifera chromosome 6, dImpGla2.1, whole genome shotgun sequence, the window tgtcgagctccttcattaccttcttcagaatgaccatctgctgcgcttagtagccaactatgcctatgaccacggttttgataagttcgatcctccctgaataaaaagttttttttgttgcccagccagatatcgtgtgttttaccttttcaattagtGGCTTGAAGtatgagatctcgatctgcttcgtgGTTAACgaaattcctaagtaccttacgggaaaacttccttccttgatgcccatgatgttgaagatgtcctactTTGTTTCGTTCTTCACGCTTCCAAAAAAttccacacttttgctttcattaatagttaaacttgtaacctcagaaaagaacgttagtgcagccctaatagttttaatggaattaaTGTAGCGTgtgctagaatgaacaaattgtcagcaaagcataaatgagttacctcctctacctcacagaatgagtgaaagatgtatggacaattctttcggaacattgcgaagatgctctcaaagatcgccatgatagctacgaaaaggtaataagagagggggtccccttgccttaccccgtttccCCCCTTGAAATACCCTctatggactccattgacgctatcAACAAAGCaagatgatgaaacgcactgcataatccaatcaataaaaatcataggaaaagtagaaacaaccagaaagtcccgaatggcttcccatctaacagagtcgaaaactttcttgatatatattttgaaagccactcttagggatattttctttttccgtAGACTTTTAAAAGACTCtaaatgagaagaatattatgagagattgtcctaccggggatatatgtagattggttaagatttataatttttcttatgatattttaaaatggtttagaaatgatttttgaaattattttataaatcacattgttgtaggaaattggtctgaaatcttgtacttctCGGGTACCGTAGTTTTGgagatcaaggttaggaccgctgtattccattgttttaacatcttcctattcttgaaaaactctaaaaccccatcagtaacgtctttacccacaaccgaccaattgtctttgaagaactgtgcattaaacccatcatgacccgggcttttattcccatcaatactaaatagagcttctttaacctcaaccctcgtgaccacccttatcagctCGCAACTACCTTCTACAGAGATTTTcatatcaataatctgatacaaggtatttagatgactttgatgctgctttcttgtacccataagctgcttatagaaatcgatagccaaatcttgtacacccttttgatcctgaacatattcaccattaTCATTATTCATCCTATATACATTGTTTTTCATGTTTCTaaccttgcattttctgtagaagaaagttgtgttttttTCACTCAACAAGAGCCAACTCTGTCTTGATATCtatctaacaaaattctcttcaagctgACTCAACCttttgaagttttcaagcgcattcCTTTCTGTTTCATTTAGTTTTACATCATTATCATCACTTAATAACatttttctgaacttcttccaaTTTTTCTCTAACAGCCaaaactctattggagatattgttgaatttcttcttgtcaaagctttaaAGATGATTCTTCAGAAGCTTAATAGAGTGAATGGCTTCTAGATCTAGGATCTTTctactttgtcttcgattttcagcTTGTActtctttagtaggtcttttctgactttgaacctcttcactactaaATTCATGTCTGTAATGGATTTTAATCCCATGGATTgggtcatttcgaattctaatgacattgttttttcagttcctgcttgcattcctagaattcTGAAGAGTGACTCACAACCTATTGGAGTTCCATCAGCCCCAATTtttcttgtttcatatgggTCAAGTATTCCCGTCCTATAGatatttgaatttcagaaactttagAACTAGGACctgtagttacatcaagactAATTCTTTGATTAGTATTGGGACTAGTagagttaggaccaacaataaTATCATCCATAATAACATGACTTGTGCTAGTATCAGGACCAATATAGTCGGGACCAATAATGGTTGCACCTTTTTCATCAAGACcggtagtagcaagtccggtagcttgagtagtatcAGGATTAGTAAGTCCAGGACCATACTTAATATGGTCGATATGGATAAGTATGGTAgcattatgagaagctctaaGACCGGTGTGGCTATGTCTAACTTTATCAGAACCGATACCCTAACTAGGACTAACGTTTTGaacaggacctattcttgagaaagtAGAATCCCTAagaccggtgccctgaacatgaccaatagGATCAGCGTTAGCAGGGCCAgtttgtacccttacccacttcattctttttcctatcttcttccttaacTTTAtatgttcttgcttttggtttcCCATCCTATCATTATCAGTGCGTTTATTTCTGTTAAGTTCAGACTTGTTCACATTTCTCTACACCTAAGCCTAGTAAGAGTCATTGATACCGCCTTCCTGAGCGTTGTTATTAGCCttcaattttagattattattgactgtacatttattcgtagcatgtgtgaaagtgctacaccatatacatcgatttggtttccattcgtattgtactccaatgtcaaataaatttcccagtctatctttaagttcgagcttaattggaagagagctacttggttgaatttcgacactaactctagACACAGATGCACGCTTGTAgccttccattgctgggtcaaacataagtggtttgcctataatgctttAAATATAGGCTAGGACCATTGTGTTGCACAGATGTGGTGGAAaattcttgagattcacccagatttgttcaagttcaggcggtgtatgattagtattaagttcctcgctccacttgtacaacttgaatctttttcctcTGATAAAggtatattcgctctctatgatcgactttatttcgcttccattcctgaaggatagaaagtagaatttgtgatcattgattgtgattcTCTCCAGACCAaaggattcccactgacccatcaacgttcttttaacctcagcaaatggtgcaTTCATGTTTCCCATAAAGTGACCAAatatgacaaactcccatgcaTTTAcgcattttttttcaatttctaatGGGAGCTCAAACCGGTGTGGATGATCAAGTATAATTACCTTTGGGTATAAGGTGTCTATCtagaattttcccttttctggattGTTCATGGTATTTCCATTCCACAGCTTTCCTTCTTGCCAAGTTTTGTTTAGGTTGCTCATGATTGTATACacctttttttattacatttcgaaatttccttcacgacgtcaaccgtccacttgatcacttcatcatattggtctttgttgaagagattcgaattctttagatagtgattGTTAAAATGAGCATTCAAGTGATCATTTCTTTCCTAGGacatcgtaatctcttgtttattaacttggaaaaatagcttcttcatttggtttctcagtcctgccaaatttactatttcatttttccttATTGACCACGTTGGAACAGCAAtaggatccttgttatcagctTGAGTATTTTATTTGTCGGGAGTTGCAACAGTAGGAGGAGCTAaggagatgactgtttcagggttgctatctttcctgacttgtttgttcttttcggctcatctaacccttgtatttcccacaaaaccgttgccttcaattgttccaaTCTTCTATAGAATATCCCCTTCAGTGCTTTTCTCCTGTGTACccgttttcctcttttgaatgctatcaattgAAATTTATCAATTGGaatttcaggatccagattaacgagttGAGAAAATGCActcatttttaatatcttagggttagcctcgggtgtcacgggttccttgggatttacttcatCATTCTTCTTGGAACATGAGTTATTTGTCTTCctgtttttcctttctttgattttcgaatcattcttacccttcttagctgttttagaattattcgatcctattacttgaccgatcctttcaatttcatcacttgttttggaagaactaTGCCCCTttctttgcttttggtttgatctttgctgctgacatcttcttcatggacttatgatattcaaggtcacatattattgtttcatcatagtcggtgctatcgtctgattccaaatcaacatacatgctttggttcttttgattcgaccggtggctcatagctttgatTGTAGAGTTATAATCCTATCGATTATGACCGATAGAGGAAGCAATTGTATGACTAGAAACGTGAGTAGCACTAGGGCTTATGTGAGAAACCAgattatctttttcagacccaACCAAGtaaaaaccgttggctaaccccttaTCAGACCCTACCAAGCGAAAATCGTTAGTTAATTCTtctagtttcatacattcttcactTCTTATACCCTAACTTATATTCTaacccaacttatttgtagcttccattAGATCCATACCCAGACCTAGATTTTCAAACAGATTGTCATTCACAGTGCCATCAACCAACGAATAAATATAATTCTCAGCCAAGCTTTCAGCattgactataccaatcaagtttagttcatcatcctttagatctattttattagacttttctgatttagctgaatttatttccatgaccAGCTCCAACTCAGATCCATTTTCTTTAGTGTTTCCAaattctgttagactatgtccttcAACAACTTTAGCTAGATGTGTAGGTTTTTTAAAAGATCATGCAATTTTAGCCTCGGTTTCAGAATCTTGGGTGCATTCAGTTTcttctgtccaacctttttTTAGCCTAGTCCATAGTCTGATTGTCTGACTTTCCATCTGATACTTAGTAGGGCAAgtagacttagcattctgatcatCAATGGAACCCAAGACTTTCCGTTTTGCAACATTTCCATTGCAGAACAAGATTATGAAATTATGTCCTTCTTTGGACCCAATGGACTATGAGTAGTTGATATCTCCAACTctgtagaggcaatttcaaTATGACCCATTTAATTTCCCAGTTCAACATCCTCTCTAGGAGGACTGGTAAGCTCTGTTTTTTGATCTTTCTCTACACGTGAATAacccaaactgtcatgtttCTTGTTTCTGAAACTAACCCtgaccttgtaatattctttgaacatACTGATTCTCGACCAACAGTCTTATTCAGCCCTGTCATATTTTCCTCAATAGGAACTCCAATACCAACTTtagtaggatcattcaaaacaaACATAGATCTCagcataatgttttcacccgatGCAGAAATAGACCCCAACATTGAGCTTTCAATAAAACTCGATAAACTTGTACAATTTATatcattttcctgcattaccttagagccCTTTTGACAAATTATCTCCAATATCGGTAccgaattttcagcacaagcAACCCGATTGTCATCAGTTATAGtgaaacaaaatttcaaatccaatttcccagcagaatgacaagttaggtctagggtaccaaccagCGACCCTAACGGTCTATTATGTGTAGCAATTCCAATAACAATAGATATTTCTAGATTTAAAGTCCTATCATATCTATATGCAGTACTATCTTTTCATATCAATTCAAttctatcatttctattatgaacatgcatatcattatagtatgaatccccaatagaactattctTATATAATTCATCTATATGTGGAAAAAACTCATACCCGATGATCtatttggcatagaatcaataggcgtatcttctccattttttaggacttcatccatgatttctaGCTTCTACTTCCTAGGATTGTTAAGAGATTTGTGAGTTCATATATCAGACTTAGCCTTGTTGTTTGTCGACGGCCCCTtcagcaccttcttaggatcatcagggAGGACTTGAAAGATGCCCCTTGCTCGAGTAACAACACTGGACAGGCATGTACTagtcattggaaagatcaagcgcaaactgcctaatctcaaaggagccacagaggttggaattctgccgcaaagggtgggcgcaaacaacacgattggaaaccaatcgcaTTGGAATAGGGCTTGGAGATAATTactcaaacaagaaagggtttaagcaaGTTTAGAACGGTCTGtagctacgaaagcttcctctagaccgaacacttgattcaaacggcgaGAAATaagttcaatggagacctacccgcgcctcgcggtgtggtttAATGTCCTGACCGAGATCCGAACTAACCTGTAAGCGAAAAGTGAGGATATGAGGGCGACCAATATAAATTCGACTTCAAGTCTCTACAGAAGGGGTTTTTGACGAAATGCTCCGGTCGACGGTAGGAGAAGATGACCGCGACCGTTCTttgcacaacagaacacgttctagagggcgcacgacaaccgatcgaaggtGCTGGAGGATGGCGGCCGACTTCCAATGTAGAAGCGCGGTCGTAGAGAGAATCCGTGTCGTTTGTGTCGTTCCTGCcaatcgtgccgattgtgccgattgtgccgattaTGCCGATCGTGCCAACAACGACCCAAATATTCGATCCAGAAACTAAATTTGCGATATCTCTCGATTCCTCCGGccaaattgaaattccttcggTCATATTATAAGGGGGAAAGAGACGCACCTGCTgaagaaatttgagatcattccaATGTCGGAAGCTCCGACAGCGTTGATGTGCCTGTTGTGCCCGaagtgagaaaataaatatctaGAGAAAATTTTTCTCTCTAGGTGAGGTTTAGGGTTTGGAGACGATATTTGCTGGAGAGATTTGAGAGAGGGAAACTATTTGACGAAATTGAGCGGGAAATGAATttagagaatattttttttcatttctctctcctGCAAACGTGAAAGTTCATGTCGGATTCGTGACATTATTTTCGTTACAATCTCATTGTctctatcatttctcatatttttagGTCAGGGTGATTGTAGATCAGATTACATCagatttttgaataaatttaaatttagctCTATTAGGTCGATTATACTCAATCAATACGTTACATGTTTCTCTATAACTGACTAATTGAATAATTCATATATTGGGttggaataataattatttagatatcTCACTCTATAcatctaataattatataaatgttttaaattaattttaaacaaaattaattataaaacaatttaaataatttttgaaacccGCATCATTTCTTTTGCAAGAAGGTTAATGACAATGCTAAAACCAACACGCTTATCCTTTAACAAAGAATGCATAAGCCTAATAAGGGATATTTAGAAATAACATCTCTGTTTTATTTATTCCTATGTTAGCATACACAAAAGGTTGCCGCATAACACGTCAATTGGTATCCATCATAAGTTAAAAGGGTGCATAGGATTGTGATTTCTTCCAACAATTAGTATATAAATTAGCAtgtttaatttagaataaagACAAAAATGTCATCCAGATTCTCTTTAGAGATTTTTCATTTCTGTTTTTGCCATTTTTTGTCGAGGCTCGGATAACTAGATGAAACTTGTCCAAGAGGACGCATTACATGATTAGATGAAGGCGGGTAGGAGGGCGAGCCATCTGCGGCTACATCATTTCAAGAAAGGGGGATCTGTGTACAAGCCTacccaggggcggagccaggatgaaaaattacctggggctgactctAACTTGCacctcagatttaactttctatgttccattttttttcatgtaattgatacaataaattaataaattcaaacatataaaataaaagatgtatgaacatttactttatgaaattatgaaacaaaatagtacattcaaaacatttaaaacaaacattattgaAGTTGTGCCCTTCTATTCTTCTTAGaataaaattctttaattattgtATCATTATCAATGTTTTCAGACAACTCTCGTTCAATATAGACGATCATAGAATCTGTTAAAAACTCTTCTTCCATCTTGTTACGAAGAGTTGTTTTCACGAGCTTCATAGCTGAAAATGCTCGTTCCGTTGTTGCTGTAGAAACGGGAAGAGTTAAAACAAGACGAATCAACctgtcaattaaataaatatattagtataagtAACAATATAACTATATTTCATAGATTAtaacaaatgataaaattacCTATCGATCAAATTGTAGGTTTTTGACTTATTTGTCTCAACTAATCTTCGACATAATTCAGAAATAGTTGATAAATTCTGAAATCTTTCATTGACGGGCATGTCAAACTCATAGTGAGCCAATTGTGTTCTCAAGTGGTGCAAATCTTGTGCATCAAAATCTAGATGATAGAATTTCTCAGCAAGTTGATAGATGTGATCAACATTAAGAAGTTTAAAGTTGTCTTTAGGTTCCAAAGCACCACTGAGCTTAAGAAGTTCGACTGCCTCGTCCTTGAATCTACTATTGAGCTCTTCAATTTGAAAATCTATTGCAGCAACAAATACATCAAATTGATAGTGGTGCTTAACTGTAATCGAATCCTTTTGTTGACAAGAACGACTTCTACTAGATTTGTAACAAGCTTCCATCTGAGGTATCTCAATGTCATACTTTTTTGAAACTTCTTCCACGCAACTGAGTAAATTATCAAACCCTTGCTCTCTCAAAACATGAAGCAAAGTTTTAGTAGTTGAAACATGCTCCATTGCatttaaaatatctagagaTCTCTCTTACAATGCTCGACAAAGTAGATTTGTTAATCCCATTatccttttcattaaatgtagAATGAATATGAAATCAAAAGACTTCATCGCAATCAACAAACCACTAGCTTCACCACGAATGGAGTTAGAAGACCCCTCATCCACCATATTTTCTAAAACAGTGATCACAGAGCCATACATATC includes:
- the LOC124943701 gene encoding uncharacterized protein LOC124943701, yielding MEHVSTTKTLLHVLREQGFDNLLSCVEEVSKKYDIEIPQMEACYKSSRSRSCQQKDSITVKHHYQFDVFVAAIDFQIEELNSRFKDEAVELLKLSGALEPKDNFKLLNVDHIYQLAEKFYHLDFDAQDLHHLRTQLAHYEFDMPVNERFQNLSTISELCRRLVETNKSKTYNLIDRLIRLVLTLPVSTATTERAFSAMKLVKTTLRNKMEEEFLTDSMIVYIERELSENIDNDTIIKEFYSKKNRRAQLQ